The Populus alba chromosome 6, ASM523922v2, whole genome shotgun sequence genome contains a region encoding:
- the LOC118057986 gene encoding uncharacterized protein — protein MGRKPRCSADGMNKGAWTPPEDEMLVDYVKIHGEGKWSNIVKETGLKRCGKSCRLRWMNYLRPDIKRGNISDDEEDLIIRLHKLLGNRWSLIAGRLPGRTDNEIKNYWHTNIAKKAQRSQSRKQPRVDRKQIASGSENGAAASNVKNQTIESQNCTTGVVVPTTALQENNMAQDHLVSTLAMAPSNTHHENESSSKGLASGDNDNLSSFLMDFHYMEDFFKILDPDFPKLSGLNDITSTANHSTNTIQVDGDHCSVSINGCNPREIAEFSELLEADWTSNKCVQAEQGFDFMSLLSFLDSTDE, from the exons ATGGGAAGAAAGCCGAGGTGCTCAGCGGATGGTATGAACAAAGGAGCATGGACACCTCCTGAAGATGAAATGCTTGTGGATTATGTCAAGATCCATGGTGAAGGTAAATGGAGCAATATTGTCAAAGAAACAG GACTTAAGAGATGTGGGAAGAGTTGCAGGCTTCGCTGGATGAATTACCTGAGACCTGATATTAAGAGAGGCAACATCTCAGATGATGAAGAAGACCTCATTATCAGGCTGCATAAGCTCTTAGGCAACAG ATGGTCTCTGATAGCAGGACGGCTTCCGGGACGAACAGATAACGAAATAAAGAATTATTGGCACACCAATATCGCTAAGAAGGCACAGCGCTCGCAATCTCGGAAGCAGCCTAGAGTTGATAGGAAACAAATAGCATCAGGATCTGAAAATGGGGCAGCAGCATCAAATGTCAAGAATCAGACCATTGAATCACAGAACTGCACTACTGGGGTGGTTGTTCCCACTACTGCATTACAAGAAAACAATATGGCTCAAGATCATCTAGTTAGTACTCTTGCAATGGCACCATCCAACACACATCATGAAAATGAATCATCAAGCAAGGGGTTAGCATCTGGGGATAATGACAATTTGTCCAGCTTTTTGATGGATTTTCATTATATGGAAGACTTCTTCAAGATTCTTGATCCAGACTTCCCAAAGTTAAGTGGCCTCAATGATATAACTAGTACTGCTAATCATTCCACTAATACCATACAGGTAGATGGTGATCATTGTAGTGTGTCTATTAATGGATGCAATCCAAGAGAAATAGCAGAGTTTTCTGAATTGTTGGAGGCAGATTGGACTAGCAATAAATGCGTTCAAGCTGAACAAGGTTTTGATTTCATGTCATTGCTTTCATTTCTTGATTCAACAGATGAGTAA
- the LOC118027517 gene encoding protein ACTIVITY OF BC1 COMPLEX KINASE 1, chloroplastic-like, which translates to MNELCILQDDVPPFPNQVAFNIIEEELGQPLEAVFSKISPQTIAAASLGQVYRATLRATGEDVAIKVQRPQIEPIIFRDLFLFRTLAFIPKWNQFTENWDAMLS; encoded by the exons ATGAATGAACTCTGCATCCTCCAAGATGATGTTCCTCCTTTCCCCAATCAG GTTGCTTTCAATATTATAGAAGAGGAGTTGGGGCAACCGCTTGAAGCTGTATTCAGTAAAATTTCACCACAAACAATAGCAGCTGCGAGCTTGGGTCAAGTTTACCGAGCTACCTTACGAGCTACTGGGGAGGATGTTGCAATTAAG GTGCAAAGACCTCAAATAGAGCCTATAATCTTTCGGGATCTTTTTCTCTTTAGAACTCTTGCTTTCATTCCTAAATGGAATCAGTTTACAGAAAATTGGGATGCAATGCTGAGCTGA
- the LOC118057983 gene encoding flowering-promoting factor 1-like protein 2 — translation MSGVWVFKNNGVIRLVENPAAASNERNGGGSRRKVLVHLPSGQVVTSYSSLEQILKELGWERYYGGDPDLFQFHKHASIDLISLPRDFSKFNSVYMYDIVIKNPNMFHVRDM, via the coding sequence ATGTCAGGAGTTTGGGTTTTCAAAAACAACGGTGTAATTCGCCTAGTGGAGAACCCTGCGGCTGCATCTAATGAAAGGAATGGAGGTGGTTCAAGGAGAAAGGTATTGGTGCACCTGCCATCAGGCCAAGTGGTAACTTCATACTCTTCCCTCGAACAAATCTTGAAAGAGCTAGGATGGGAGAGGTATTATGGGGGTGACCCTGACCTCTTCCAATTCCACAAACACGCTTCCATTGATCTAATCTCTCTTCCTAGAGACTTCTCCAAGTTCAACTCTGTCTACATGTATGATATTGTCATTAAGAACCCTAACATGTTCCATGTTAGAGATATGTAA
- the LOC118057980 gene encoding fasciclin-like arabinogalactan protein 14 — protein MDSKASSLLFIAFLCLLSTSTAFNITKILAQYPEFANFNDLLSQSGLAQEINSRQTITVLVLDNGSIDGLSGRPLDIAKRILSAHVILDYYDQIKLSKLQKASTIVTTLYQASGVADNRQGFLNISRTAEGIKFGSAMKGAPLVASLVKSIYSQPYNISVLQVSEPIETPGIENMAPPPPPGTAAVPKKAPAPAPSTKTPPAAPPTAKTPAKSPAKSPSKAPAPSKDGPSTPTEAPAEGPVAADGPVAADGPVADVPADSPETDTEVPEEASAVAPAKAASSRMHVAGATVVIGLFACIMGF, from the coding sequence ATGGATTCCAAGGCTTCTTCTCTCCTCTTCATTGCATTCTTGTGCTTACTCTCAACTTCCACAGCCTTCAACATCACCAAGATCCTTGCACAGTACCCTGAGTTTGCTAACTTTAATGATCTCCTCAGCCAGAGCGGGCTCGCCCAGGAAATCAACAGCCGCCAAACCATCACTGTCCTTGTGCTTGATAACGGATCAATCGATGGACTCTCTGGCAGACCCTTAGACATTGCAAAGAGGATCTTGAGTGCACATGTAATCCTTGATTActatgatcaaataaagctctCGAAACTTCAAAAGGCCAGCACTATCGTTACCACCTTGTACCAAGCTAGTGGTGTTGCAGATAATCGACAAGGTTTCCTGAATATCAGCAGAACTGCTGAGGGAATCAAATTCGGTTCAGCAATGAAAGGTGCTCCTCTCGTTGCATCACTTGTGAAATCTATCTACTCGCAGCCTTACAACATCTCGGTGCTACAAGTCAGCGAACCTATTGAGACTCCAGGGATTGAGAACATggctccaccaccaccacctggTACTGCTGCCGTTCCCAAGAAGGCACCTGCTCCAGCTCCAAGCACTAAAACTCCACCAGCTGCACCTCCAACTGCCAAGACTCCAGCCAAATCCCCTGCCAAATCTCCTTCCAAGGCTCCTGCACCATCCAAGGACGGACCATCTACACCAACTGAAGCACCAGCCGAGGGGCCAGTGGCTGCTGACGGGCCAGTGGCTGCTGATGGGCCGGTGGCTGATGTACCCGCAGACTCCCCAGAGACTGATACAGAAGTGCCTGAGGAAGCATCAGCTGTGGCACCTGCAAAAGCTGCTTCTTCACGTATGCATGTTGCTGGTGCAACCGTGGTTATCGGATTGTTTGCCTGCATAATGGGTTTTTAA